In one window of Astyanax mexicanus isolate ESR-SI-001 chromosome 18, AstMex3_surface, whole genome shotgun sequence DNA:
- the cbln18 gene encoding cerebellin 18, with amino-acid sequence MKTAAVAVLGLLGALCLCSRTEATTAWDVLRNSAANFTGILPCGGWNCDCEFRNPKGCCCVASQLSQLEEATFMRMVGLWTNLTGLTGQIDEIIDGRNIAFTATLTPTPGCFGPFTRNVSIPYQNITLNQGYGYNGALGAFTAPRPGVYSFSYTVYSNMGPARERIYYKTQLVKDGQVIASSWEDNREDSEDSSTQSVLLPLRQGNQVYMELVSGRYLCADTQNYNTFSGYLVYPLLEM; translated from the exons ATGAAGACAGCTGCAGTAGCTGTACTGGGCCTGCTGGGAGCACTATGTCTATGCTCAAGGACAGAGGCAACTACTGCCTGGGATGTTTTACGCAATTCTGCAG CAAACTTTACAGGGATTCTGCCCTGCGGTGGCTGGAACTGTGACTGTGAGTTCAGGAATCCGAAAGGCTGCTGCTGTGTGGCTTCACAGTTGTCCCAGCTGGAGGAGGCCACCTTTATGCGCATGGTGGGCTTATGGACAAACCTGACCGGTCTCACCGGACAAATTGATGAAATCATAG ATGGACGTAACATAGCATTTACTGCTACACTGACACCAACGCCTGGCTGTTTTGGGCCTTTCACAAGAAACGTGTCCATTCCATACCAGAACATTACGCTCAACCAAGGCTATGGGTATAATGGTGCATTAG GTGCTTTCACAGCTCCTCGCCCCGGTGTTTACTCCTTCAGCTACACTGTGTACTCCAACATGGGGCCGGCACGTGAGCGCATCTACTATAAGACTCAGCTGGTGAAGGATGGCCAGGTGATCGCCTCCTCCTGGGAGGACAACCGTGAAGACTCTGAGGACAGCTCCACACAGTCTGTGCTGCTGCCGCTCAGACAAGGCAACCAGGTGTACATGGAGTTGGTGTCAGGCAGGTATCTGTGTGCGGACACTCAGAACTACAACACCTTCAGCGGATACCTGGTCTACCCCCTCCTTGAAATGTGA